The stretch of DNA TGTGTTCGGGGTAGTCGTCCGGCGAGTACGCCCACGTCACTACCACGCCGTCCTCCGAGAGGTGGCGGCGGACCGACCGATAGAACTCCTCGGAGTACAGCGTCAGGAGGTCGTCGTCCGTCGCTCCGGGGACGTCGAGGAGGACGAGGTCGTACGTCTCGTTCGTCTGCTGGAGGTAGCGGTAGCCGTCGCCGACGGTCACGTTCAGGCGGTCGTACCGGTAGGCGTCGTCGTGCCACCGTCGGAAGAACGAGTCGTTCTTCGTCCGGTTCATGAACCGAGCGTCGAGGTCGACCTGGTCGACGGTCACGTCGTACTGCCGGAGGTGGTCGACGGCGACCCAGTCGCCGCCGCCGACGACGAGTACCTTGGTCTCGGGGCCGCGTTCGAACAGCGACATCGGCACGTCCACGAGGCCGTTGTGGTAGCTGTCGGCCCAACTATCGCACATCTGCACCGCCGAGTCGAGACGGAGACACCGCTCCGAGCGACCGGTGAAGTGCGGGTTCGGTCCGCTTCCGGTCCACGTGCGCCGGTATCGGACGACGTGTTGGTACTTCGTCGTCTCCTGCGACGTGACTTCCGCGCGCATCGTACCCGGCCGGTACTCGTCTTCTATCTGCTGTTCGAGGTAGAGTTCGGACAGTCGGTCGTCCACCGTCTCGTGGTTGACCACGGCGCCCGCGTACGTCGCGGTCAAGAGTAGGCAGACGACGAGCAACGCCTTCGGAACGCGGCCGACGAGGGGCGTGGACGCCGCGAACGGCGTCGGCGACCAGCCGCCGAATCGGACGACGAAGACGAGCGCCGCGAGGCCGTTGAGCAACGCGAGCACGAATATGGTCGGGATGAGTCCCAACCCCGGGTACAGCAGTTTCGCGTAGACGATGGCCCCGAACAGGCCGCCGACGTAGTCCATCGCCAGCACGACGGAGAGACCGCTCCGACGCCCGTCGTTGCGTTCGACGGTCCAGACGACGCCGAGACAGCGAACGGTCGCGTCGTGGAGGCGGCGTCCGAACCGGCGAAGCCGCGCCGG from Halopelagius longus encodes:
- a CDS encoding spermidine synthase, with translation MSNTRTETLTLLALTFVVSFCSFAYEFVYSELLTVMYGGTVTQYVITVGLYFFSLGIGAALSDDLNADEHGENFFRTEVLLAAAAPAGFLLIVALNSVRIPQAVPSELIWLAARLPVVVVGFLSGFELPLLTYLVDELGEEDAVTPARLRRFGRRLHDATVRCLGVVWTVERNDGRRSGLSVVLAMDYVGGLFGAIVYAKLLYPGLGLIPTIFVLALLNGLAALVFVVRFGGWSPTPFAASTPLVGRVPKALLVVCLLLTATYAGAVVNHETVDDRLSELYLEQQIEDEYRPGTMRAEVTSQETTKYQHVVRYRRTWTGSGPNPHFTGRSERCLRLDSAVQMCDSWADSYHNGLVDVPMSLFERGPETKVLVVGGGDWVAVDHLRQYDVTVDQVDLDARFMNRTKNDSFFRRWHDDAYRYDRLNVTVGDGYRYLQQTNETYDLVLLDVPGATDDDLLTLYSEEFYRSVRRHLSEDGVVVTWAYSPDDYPEHNKAFLNTVGAAGFTRQLPYWAVEDIDSDGDVERVERFYVFAPGERRSLPVADGTDYVRRYSDRYRDARWRPVPRYNGVRVNSIFHPNYDILVDT